The following proteins are co-located in the Pyrococcus abyssi GE5 genome:
- a CDS encoding BMP family lipoprotein: protein MRKLGLALSIMGLLLVSIVAGCIGGGTETKTEAKKVKVAILFDVGGRGDLSFNDMAYLGAERAKKELGVEIEYMTPKSKEDMKPLLEQLAQSKEYDLLVLVGFLWTSPLNEVADKYPDQKFALIDSTTGKVRENEVDILFREQEAAALMGVIASGMAYELGGDTIGAVAGMDIPPLWKFHIGYLFGAKYFEKKTGKPVKLLWQYTGTFGDTQVGYNTAMQLLQQGAKVLYGLAGLTHVGMFDAVKDWNEQGRGKALAMGQDASQEWYAPKYIPISGAKRVDVAVYDAIKMVVDGTWKGGIITLGLKENGVGYWDLDGVKQFAEFAKEAGKLKDMTPDEVVQIVKEQREKYIKPYVWDIVHELEEKIKSGEIVFKTPKTHEEYEQIIRELEKGNLNAALEKGSVE, encoded by the coding sequence ATGAGAAAGCTGGGGTTAGCCCTTTCGATTATGGGATTGCTCCTAGTTTCAATTGTCGCCGGTTGCATTGGAGGAGGAACCGAAACCAAAACCGAGGCTAAGAAGGTTAAGGTTGCTATCCTCTTTGATGTTGGAGGAAGGGGTGACCTAAGCTTTAACGACATGGCTTATCTAGGAGCCGAGAGGGCCAAGAAGGAGCTTGGAGTTGAAATAGAGTATATGACTCCAAAGAGTAAGGAAGACATGAAACCTCTGCTCGAGCAGTTAGCTCAAAGTAAGGAGTACGACTTACTCGTCCTCGTGGGATTCCTCTGGACGAGCCCTCTCAATGAAGTCGCCGATAAGTATCCCGACCAAAAGTTCGCGCTCATAGATTCTACAACTGGAAAGGTTAGGGAGAATGAAGTTGATATCCTCTTCAGAGAGCAGGAAGCTGCGGCTTTAATGGGAGTTATAGCTTCTGGAATGGCCTACGAGCTAGGAGGGGACACAATTGGAGCTGTTGCCGGTATGGACATTCCGCCGCTCTGGAAGTTCCACATAGGTTACCTCTTTGGTGCCAAGTACTTCGAGAAGAAGACTGGGAAGCCAGTAAAGCTTCTCTGGCAGTACACTGGAACGTTTGGAGATACTCAAGTGGGATATAATACCGCAATGCAACTCCTACAGCAGGGTGCAAAGGTTCTCTATGGATTGGCAGGTTTAACTCACGTTGGTATGTTCGATGCAGTTAAGGATTGGAACGAGCAGGGTAGAGGAAAGGCCTTAGCTATGGGTCAAGATGCTAGCCAGGAGTGGTACGCTCCAAAGTACATTCCAATAAGCGGAGCAAAGAGGGTTGACGTTGCGGTGTACGATGCTATAAAGATGGTAGTTGATGGAACCTGGAAGGGAGGAATAATAACACTCGGACTCAAGGAGAATGGTGTTGGTTACTGGGATCTCGATGGAGTCAAGCAGTTCGCTGAGTTCGCTAAGGAGGCAGGAAAATTAAAGGACATGACGCCTGACGAGGTAGTTCAGATAGTTAAGGAGCAGAGGGAGAAGTACATAAAGCCGTACGTTTGGGACATAGTTCACGAGCTTGAAGAGAAGATAAAGAGCGGTGAAATAGTCTTCAAGACTCCAAAGACCCACGAGGAGTACGAGCAGATAATCCGGGAGCTCGAAAAGGGCAACTTAAATGCAGCTCTCGAAAAGGGTTCGGTTGAGTGA